One window of the Streptomyces asoensis genome contains the following:
- a CDS encoding CarD family transcriptional regulator yields the protein MTFKVGDTVVYPHHGAALIEAIETRQIKGVDKTYLVLKVAQGDLTVRVPADNAEFVGVRDVVGQDGLDRVFEVLRAPYAEEPTNWSRRYKANLEKLASGDVIKVAEVVRDLWRRERERGLSAGEKRMLAKARQILVSELALAENTNEDKAEALLDEVLAS from the coding sequence ATGACGTTCAAGGTTGGCGACACCGTGGTCTATCCCCATCACGGGGCCGCGCTGATCGAGGCCATCGAAACTCGCCAGATCAAAGGCGTGGACAAGACCTACTTGGTGCTGAAGGTCGCCCAGGGTGACCTGACGGTACGTGTGCCAGCGGACAATGCGGAGTTCGTCGGCGTACGTGATGTGGTCGGTCAGGACGGGCTGGACCGGGTCTTCGAGGTGCTGCGCGCGCCGTACGCCGAGGAGCCCACGAACTGGTCGCGTCGTTACAAGGCAAATCTGGAGAAGCTCGCCTCCGGCGATGTCATCAAGGTCGCGGAAGTCGTGCGTGACCTGTGGCGTCGTGAGCGCGAGCGCGGACTCTCCGCCGGTGAGAAGCGCATGCTCGCCAAGGCCCGCCAGATCCTGGTGAGCGAGCTCGCTCTCGCGGAGAACACCAACGAGGACAAGGCCGAAGCCCTGCTCGACGAGGTGCTCGCGTCCTGA